ACTACAATTTATGATTTATCTACACATAAAGATATAAAGACTATCAAAATTCATTATGATAATTTGGGATATGATTTAAGTGAGTTAGAAACTATAAATAGAGATAAAAAAATATCTTTTTTACAAGAAAGCAACACAGACTATTATCAACTTATTATCACAACATTCGAAGACAATAAACCTATCAAAACAGAATCTTTTGAATATGATGAAATTGAAGGTTATGTTCTTAAAAAATAATTAGTTTTGTAAACAGCAATGAAAAAGGTTATCTTTTTTCTCTCTTGATAGCCAATACATTGGAAGGAGCTTCAAAAAGTTCTAAGTTAAAATAAGGAACGGCAGCAAAAAGATGGTCGAAAATATCGGAGACAATTTTTTCATATTCTAGCCATTCTTTGCTTCTACTAAAGGCATAAATTTCTAACGGAACGCCCTGTGGAGTAGCTTCCAGCTGCCTACTCATCATTATCATATCGCTATTGACATTCGGATTTTGATGAAGATACTTTTCAATGTAAATACGAAAAACTCCTAGATTGGTCATATTTTTTCCATTTAGAAGGAGTTTTTTGTTATTGTGATGTTCATTGTTATAATTGTTTATTTCCTTGCTTGTCTGCTCCAAATATTCTCTTACCAATTCAATGTCTTTTAATTCTTCTACGTCTTCTTCACTCAAATAATGAATGCTAGAGACTTTCAAAAGTATAGAGCGTTTTATTCTTCTTCCCTCCGAACGTGTCATTCCTCGCCAGTTTCTAAACGAATCTGAAATCAAGTAATACGTCGGAATAGTTGTGATGGTTTTGTCAAAATTTTGAACTTTTACAGTAGCCAAACTTATCTCTATCACATCGCCATCTGCATTGTATTTGTCCATCGTTATCCAATCTCCAATCCTAACCATATCATTGACTGTAACTTGTATGCTTGCCACAAAACCCAAAATAGTATCTCTAAAGATGAGCAAAATCACGGCAGAAAGCGCACCCAAAGCAGAGAAGAATGTCCAAGGAGATTTATTTGTCAGTAACGTAAAAATATATACCACAGCAGCAAACCAAGCAAAAATCATAAATACCTGTACGTAACTATGAATTGGCTTATCTCTAAACGAACGCATAGTTTTAAGGTAATCACTAAACGTCCTTAAAATACTTTGTACTAGCAAAACTACCACAAAAACAGCAATAATATCAACGCCTTTTTCTATGTAAACATACGTTTGAGGAAAGTCCCAAAGCACGAATGGCAACGCATAAAGAATAAAAAGAAGGATAAAAAGATGAGCCGTAAGCCCAGCAGCGTTATTTTTTACCAAAAAATTATCAAACTGATTTTTAGTTCTTTCGGAAATATGCGTAATCAGTTTTACAAAAAGGGTTTTGAAAATACGGTCTAAAACATAGACTATAACAAACAAAACAATCACACCAATCAAGGCATTGAGATATTTTGCGTTTTGTGTCTCCATTCCTGCATTGCGAAACAGACGATAAAAATAATGTACAATTTGTTCTGAAGTAGGCATTAGTAAATGGATAATTAGCTTCGCTGAGCTAAAGGTTGAAAATGGACAATTAACAATTAAATGAAATTCTGATACTCAATTTTTACGCAAAGAACAGCAACAAATTCATTTTTAACTTTTCATTATTCATTCAATTATTGTTTCAAATAGCGTCTTTTATACTTAAATAAGTCTGACTTTGTGGGAATACTTTCGTTATGCAATCTATCGACAGCCGTAACCAAATAGGTGTATTTGCAGTTTTTACGCACATTTGGGTCAATGTAAAAACACTCTTTTTGTCTCAAAATAGCTGCAATATTTGCAGGGTTTTCAGTATCTATTTTTTGTCCGTCTTCAAATCTGTACACAATAAAATAAGTCGGCTGTTCGAAAGGGTCAGAGGTTTTTTGTGCTTGCCAGTGTAAAACTGCTCCTTTCCTAGAACCAGAAATAGTTAGATTCATTGGTGGAGGTGGAGGCGTTTGGTCTATCCATGTCAAGACAGGAGGCAGAGCCTTAAAGCGATAAAAATTTGCCTTCAAAGAATCTTGAACGTGGGCAGGATTATCTTCTAAAAAGCGTGAGCGATAAAAAACACTTCCTGCTGCCATTCCTCGTCGCCTTCTCATAATACGAATTTGGTCGCTCATTTCAGAAGGATTGTTCCAACGCTCATCGTATTTGTCATTCTCAATTTTATAGACAGCGTGTCCGATGTAAATATGTCTTCCAAAATTATTTTCTTGCCACCAATCAATCATTTCTTTATAAGGAACGGCATTAGATTTCGTACTAAAATAAACTTGTGGAGCTAAATAATCTATCCAACCACGCTGTAACCACAAACGAGTATCTGCATGCAAATCGTCGTAAGCCGAAATAGCTTTTGTTTCAGAGCCTAATTCATCTTTACTTTTGTTTCTCCAAACAGCACACGGACTAATTCCAAATTTAATATAAGGTTTTATATTTTTGATGGCTAACGAAGTTTCCTTTATGAATGTGTTGATATTATCTCTTCTCCATTCTTCTATACTAGAAAATTCTTGCCCATATTTTTTGAAAGTTTCCAAATCATCATAAATTCCTGCATCTGGATAAGGATAAAAATAATCATCTAAATGTACGCCATCAATATCATAGCGCATCACTACTTCAGTAATAATCTCTTTTACAAATTCCCTTGCTTCAGGTTCTCCTGGATTAAACACCAAACTATTTCCTACTTGCATAAACCATTCAGGATGTAGATTGGTAATATGATTTTTAGGCAAATCTATT
This window of the Bernardetia sp. genome carries:
- a CDS encoding mechanosensitive ion channel family protein, which codes for MPTSEQIVHYFYRLFRNAGMETQNAKYLNALIGVIVLFVIVYVLDRIFKTLFVKLITHISERTKNQFDNFLVKNNAAGLTAHLFILLFILYALPFVLWDFPQTYVYIEKGVDIIAVFVVVLLVQSILRTFSDYLKTMRSFRDKPIHSYVQVFMIFAWFAAVVYIFTLLTNKSPWTFFSALGALSAVILLIFRDTILGFVASIQVTVNDMVRIGDWITMDKYNADGDVIEISLATVKVQNFDKTITTIPTYYLISDSFRNWRGMTRSEGRRIKRSILLKVSSIHYLSEEDVEELKDIELVREYLEQTSKEINNYNNEHHNNKKLLLNGKNMTNLGVFRIYIEKYLHQNPNVNSDMIMMSRQLEATPQGVPLEIYAFSRSKEWLEYEKIVSDIFDHLFAAVPYFNLELFEAPSNVLAIKREKR
- a CDS encoding glycoside hydrolase family 10 protein — its product is MFTKRIIVFLQCLSLLLAYQTAFAQDLLLNPSPKREFRAVWIASVGNIDFPSKSNLDSKAQREEFIKLVNLHSENNLNALIVQVRPSGDALYPSVREPWSSVLTGKIGQMPMPFYDPLAFMVEETHKKSMEFHAWFNPFRAVMNLSKKIDLPKNHITNLHPEWFMQVGNSLVFNPGEPEAREFVKEIITEVVMRYDIDGVHLDDYFYPYPDAGIYDDLETFKKYGQEFSSIEEWRRDNINTFIKETSLAIKNIKPYIKFGISPCAVWRNKSKDELGSETKAISAYDDLHADTRLWLQRGWIDYLAPQVYFSTKSNAVPYKEMIDWWQENNFGRHIYIGHAVYKIENDKYDERWNNPSEMSDQIRIMRRRRGMAAGSVFYRSRFLEDNPAHVQDSLKANFYRFKALPPVLTWIDQTPPPPPMNLTISGSRKGAVLHWQAQKTSDPFEQPTYFIVYRFEDGQKIDTENPANIAAILRQKECFYIDPNVRKNCKYTYLVTAVDRLHNESIPTKSDLFKYKRRYLKQ